The genomic interval GCAGCACCCCCTTGGCTCCCGGTGTTGTCGAAACCCATGTTTACTCTTAACTCTATACTCACCGTGTTTATCCAGCATTGCCAAACTTTATGTCAAAATCCCCTTTGTGGATTTCTGACTCATAAATCTCTACACTCATCTCTGTTTGCGTGGAGATGACAGAATGGGTTTATCACATCAGAGCTCAGTGTCTATCGCTCTGCACTGAGGTCACTTCTTATTATTGCTGCATCTGCATTTTCTTCTGCTCCTTGCTAGATTCCTTGGTTACGCCATAGACAACTTAACAAGAGATCACTTGTAAATCTTAACAGCATTGCCTCTGCATTGAATGGAGGCTGCGGCACAATGGGGCACAGAGAAGTACAGTCATTCTTTCAGCACAGCCACTTGTTGACATcctgtatgcatgtgtgtttgtgtcaaactCTCTCCGACTTAATGTTAAGCACAAGACTCTGTCCAGCTTATTTAAAAGAGAATTGACTGCACATTGCCTATAATGTGGTTATTATTCACCTCGTGCTAAAGCTGATGCTTCTCCACTGAAAATGTATCTTACACATATTAACTGGCTTCTGCCTCAGAGTCATATAGTCTTTACAAGCACTGCTTAACTAAAGTGACTCTATGATTTGGCACATAAATCTGCATTTCTCCTGGTGTGTTTACATAAAGAGTCTCCTATATTGAGTATAAAGATAAATGAGTAAGTCCGTATCGGTGGCTGGTTTTAGTAGCTGAAACTGTCGTGTGACTTCCCTTTATGAATACCAAgttcatcttttcttttgcaGCTGACCCCATCCCCACCTCTGCCCATGTCCCTCTCGCTGGAGGACTCGGAGCTGCTGTCCTTCTACTCGTCTCAGAGCCTCGCCCACCTCTCCTGCCTGGCAGACGCCATCGACGTGCTCTTCAGCAGCGTGCAGGGGAACCAGCCTCCCCGCATCTTCGTCGCCAGAGGGAAGAGCCTCATAGTGACGGCGCACAAACTGGTGTTTATCGGGGACACGCTCTCCCGCCTTCTCACCTCTGCCGACCTCCGGGCCAAGGTAGCGAGACGAATCCCTCCTAACATTTAGTTTGCGAGACGATATTTGATTGAAAGCTAAAGTTTACAAAACTGGATTATATGAAAACTTAAtatgtaatgtgtttttatttctgcagatcACAACCTCAGGGGGGCGACTCTGCCAGGCCTTGAAGTCAGTGGTGGTGGCAACAAAGGGGGCTGCACAAAACTACCCCTCAGTATCAGCCACGCAGGAGATGGTGGACCGTGTCGCTGAGCTCTCCCAGCAAGCGGCAGGCTTCTCCACTCTGCTCCAGCGTCTGGCAGAAATATCCTGATGATATTTCATATCACTCGGCGAAAAAAACTTTGTATAAActacatatatattttctctctctgaaatGCCTTATTTGTTGGTAGACTCTTTCGTTACCTTTCCTTGGAATGGGGTTGGAGCAAGTGAAGTTGGACCCTGAAATAAGTGTTTGGCTGGGTTCTGACTGTGCTGGGTCTGTCCTCCAACTGTGTGCtggttttccttttgtttatatACTGACCTCTGTGCTTTGATATCGGGCACACGTGTCTTTTTTGAGTGTTAACTTATTGAATATTTGAAGTCCCTCTGTGGCTTTGAGTGTCCGTGCGGACTGCTTATCTTGGGAGCTTTACTTTATTATGTTTGCCGTattttcccccccccctcacatgaTAGCCATTTATCCTTCCTTCCTCTATTTATTTAGCCACCACCCCCCCATTCCAAAAATAGCTCAGAAGGAGGCCTCACATCCTGTTTCTGGTCGTCTTTGTACTGTGACACCTGAAAGGACTGTTGTGATATTCATTCAGAAACTGTTGAGGCAGCAAAGTGTTTTGGGCTTAATATGGGAGAAGTGGAATCGGGTGTGGAGTAAGGAAGTGAGCGACTTCCATACATAATCTgtgcgagtgcgtgtgtgtgtgtgtgtgtgttgtgtttgtgtcgtgCCAATCTCCCCCTTGGCAGGAGAAGATAATCTGCAGTACAGTTTGTAATCCACTCACTGGGGATTACATGAGACATCTCTCAGTACACGGTCAGGTTAAATCCATGCAGTTTCTCACATGTCATGAAGACAGCCTCCTTCCCTGACAGAGATAGATGATGTATAATTTATCAACAATAATGCAGCGACCAAGTGTGAGCAGTGATGGTCGGGTGAGAATTTTCCTAATCCTGTTCTTTCCCACAGTCATGTGATATTCTAGCAGAGGCTCAGAAACCTGTTTTCCGAGGTCACCAGTCCCCACATGCTCTGTACTACATGCATGGTTACGTTTGTTTGACTTTCTTTGCTTTTTATGTTAATTTCCCATAAAATACACGTCAACACTGCATCTGCTTTGATAGTTTCAAGTCAGAAACCCGTGTGTAAAGGGAGTACGGTAGACACTAAGGCTGgttcttattattataaacataatttattaGTAGTCGAAAGCATCAGTTTGGTTATTTTCACAAGATATTTatcaatatttcaaaaaaatatCCAAACGATCATAGATCCAGCCTTAGTAGAAACTGTGAAAGGAAGCACAGCCCACTTTCGAATTGAAATGGGGgagttttgtattttacatccatcaaactgtgttttctgtcttttaagtGTTGGTTTTCATTCACACCAGTCCTCAGGTGCACAAACAGCTCAGTCTGAAGCTGTGATGGAACTTATCGTTGACTGGAAGTGGAACAAACACGATATTTGTCACATTACACGTTAGATCATAAATGATTTACCTTCTGTATCATAAGTAATATTACGTAACCAAATCAGTATCGTCAGGGCATTGCATATTCATTTTTGTTCTAGTTGTGTGTCTCAGTATAGATCATCTTCTGTGGAGTTCAGTTTCTTCCTGCTGTTGcattttctcttcctgcagCGCCACCTTGTGGAGGTTTGCAGTGTTGAGTAATTGGACACCTCCCTGCCACAACACTAATCTGTTCGTATGAAGAGAGCACGATCAGCAAGTAACATTTAGCTACATATTTATTATGATCATTTTTACGTTTTGCTTTTTACAGTTTGCATGGCTTTAACTTGcttaaattgttttatatatatatgcacatccTGCACCGGGAGGATTTACAACCAAcacaaaagtttgtttttttggaaaaaaacaTCCTAAGTTACAGTTTAATAAAGATACAgctgtattttcttcttttacactACGTGAACCCATATGAGTCTGTTTTCCATATCTTGAGGTATAGACAAGAAACCTTTTCTTCTACAGTAAAAATAGACCCAAACTACTTCTTTACGTTACACTACATTGGATGTTTGTCTTGTATGTTCAGAATGCACAAATACATCTTTTGCAATTAAATGAAATGCGTTTGgttcatttattctttattattattattattattgaagtATGCGCCTTGTTGTGGTTTATTGCACGTGTGGGGATTTGCTTTGcaggaaacagtgaattttaatttcatatttgttATATGCAAGTGAACAAAGGACCAGAAGAaacagctcagcagtgcaacagttaaattgaaataaaagcaAGATAGAAAGAGTTTACTATAATAAAAAGTCTAATACAATACAAGACTAAATACAAATGAACATAGTTATTGCATAAATTGATTTCTTATATAATTATTGAGCCTTTTCAAGCGGGATGAAGTTTGAATAAAGTTAGTTCCATACATGTGCGCGTGGAGGGTACATCGTGTGCCCCGGTCCGGCCCGAGCGCTTCCGGAAAGAGCCGAGCGGTGACGCCGCTGgggttgtggggggggggagccacCGTAGTTTCGACGAGCGGAGGGAAGCAAAATGGCGGACGACGATATTACGCTCGACGGGAAACCTCTACAGTCGCTGCGAGTGGCGGACCTGAAAGCCGCGCTGGAGCAGAGAAACCTGCCCAAGAGCGGCCAGAAGAACGCGCTGGTCAAGCGGCTGAAGGGGGTGAGTCCTCCCCGGCGCGGCGCTCGAGTCTGGCTAAGTTCAGCAGGAGCAGacacacggaggaggaggaggagggggggtggtggacGTTAGAGGCCGTGTGTGTGGACCGGGAAGCGGGAACACACGAACCGTCTCTCGCCGCTGAAACCGCTTTTAAACCGGGTTATTCTGTAACGGGCGGGCGGGAAGAAACCGTCCGCCATTACGGCTCCCGAGCTAATCCACAGTAACTCCCAGTGCATCGTGTCTCCGCCGAAGTGTGCACCTGTCAAGTCGAGGCCTAGTGTACTGTACATGGCCGCGCCCgcgctttgtgtgtgtgtgtgttgggagcgACGGGTGCGCGCCTGGCGATGTAAACACGCAACAGCGACTCATTCGCGTTATTTACTTCctagtgttgttgttgtggttgtggttgttgttgttttgctgctgcagaCTTTGAGTTTACAAACAACCACAGGTTTCAGGGCCGGAGCGAGGATTTAAGAAACACTTGGGTCCGGGCACTCAAGCGCCCCCTGTCACTGAAAAGCCTCCTGCACGCCATGTTTATGTAAACACGACACTTGgttaaatatacacacaccaGTCCATGTATAGGAAGCTCCAGTGGgtaaataataacacatttaatcTTAAAAGTGTTCACTCATTGGTTTAAAAGTTGTTAGAGTGTATGGTGGATTAGCATGCAACAGTGTAGGGGAGGGCAATAAAACCATATCAGTTATTATTGCAATATCAATAAAGTATTGCAATAGCCAATAGGAGCGATCTATGTTCAAAACATCTTGTAAGCATGTTATATCAACGCTGCGTCACATAATTATATGGTTGAACCACATGTAATACTTACTGTAATAACAGTGTTGTAGTTATCAGTTATCAGTTATCAGTTTCAATACAGCATTACAATAGTGATTAGGAGCAATGAGGGAGTTTGTTTACAACCGATTCCGGGTTTAAAACATCTTATTAGCATGTTATATCAACTCTGCgtcacatatttatttattaaattgtgaTAAAGTGATTCACGGTGAGGAATTGAGGTTAACATCAATGAAACCAATCAAATGTGTCCGAGCCATAGCTTCGAAAAAACAGCCAGATATTTAGTAGTTTAACtgatacaacaacaacacaaccaggCTATCGCTAGTGTGTAAATAACGAGGGCACAGGAGGCCCATCACACACATGCTGTTTGATATAACTCTGTGGAAATAGAGCAGTATTTCATTATATTGTGCAAAGTCACAGCCAGGATTGATCGTAATTAAATTAGAgttacttttaatgttgtgATTAATAAAAGTACAGCAGTTAATTTACATAGGATTTTGGTAGAATACTCGAGCTCAAAATTGTGCTTTATGGATTGAAATAGTGACCAGAACTGTAAATCCCTGAGTTAGAGTGTGTCCATAGAACTTTGCTGCAGCTCGCTCCCTTACACTGAAGTATGTGGTTGACATTTGCTTTTGAATTTGTGGTATAATATCATGTAGTATACTTATTCCTCTTACTCATCCCTGGCAGGCTCTGATGCTGGAAAACCTACAGAGGTCATCCTCCTCCCACAGTGGGCTGCAGCCCAACTCTCAGGTAGGTGGAGATTATCAAAGATGGGCTTGCTTGCTTATCCTCAGACAACGCGTGTGATTTCTGAGACCTTATTTCCAAGTgttgagttttgtgtgtgtttctttgtcataGATAGGGGAGGAGATGTGCCAGAACAGCTTCATTAAACAGTACCTGGCCAAACAGCAGGAGCTCCTTCGCCAGAGACTTGAGAGAGAGGCCCAGCAGGAGGAAGACGCCGACGGTACAACATGACACACAATCAGAAATCAGACAATAAACACAGTCTGTGCTGTGTGAGCGACGTATGAATGGAtaaacacactcatagacacaTAACAGCTAGCTCCCATATTAGAACagtcaataaatgtttttggaagaatcacacatcacacaagaaatatgaataaaggATTCCCTCGTCATGCACATATAACTCAATGTAACATAGATGTAGGCATATTACTCAGCCGCTTTTGacattcaggttttttttaatcatcgGAAAAAGAGAACAGGAGAAGGTCAAATTCTGTTAGATATCAAACAACCCACACCATCTCTGTGTGGACGGAAACGTTAGGGAAATGGATCTGTCCATTTTTGGCTGATTGAAAAGTTGCCCTTGTTTAGGATCCAAACGTTTGTGTCTCATGAATTTTAATCCGAACTTTGGTGCTGACACTTAAGCCCTGCCTTGTTTCCCCTTCGCTTACAGAAAGCCCAGCAGTgccagaggaggatgaagagcacTCGGAAGACAATGACTGCTATGTCTCTGACAAGGTCAGTAACGTCCACACACTGAATAATCAAACGAGCAAAACTAAAGATTCAGGGCACACCAATGCTGTGAGAAATCTTTTTTCCTCTTATGCCTATCAATATTCTACATCTCATGCCAAAATGTTGCTGGTGCTTTTACAGATTAGGTTTTTAAACTGTTATCTATGATCTTAGTAGTGCTGGAACCATCGTGAAatcttgaaataaaatgtgtcttgtCTTGTGATTATTTGTCCCCCAGCCGCACCGCCCCGTACCTTCCCAGTCCAATCTGaccagagcagaggagagaggaggaggagcgtcTGTGATGGGTCATGGGATGATGGCATACAACCCTGACATGGGCCCCAGTCCCACCCTTCACCACCATGAGCCccctgaagctgcaggagcGAGGATGCAGCGAGCCATGGGGCACAAGGAACCCCcagccccctctcctcctcgtgCTGTAGCCTCCCTGTCAGTGCGCGTCCTGGGTAAGCCAGACCGCCAGGGGCTGCCCCCTGCCGTGCCCCGAGCCCAGGAGAAGGAGGGAACTGCCCCGAGTGAACCAGGGTCAGCTCATCCTGTCCTCCACCTGAGCCGGTCTGCTGGAGTAGCGACGGGAAGCAATGTCATTATGGATAGTGACGATGATGACGGTGATGATGAgtgtgaggatgatgaggattgGGGGCCTGGTCCTGGCAAAGCACGAAAGGCTAACAGAGTCCCTCCTCAGCCACAGCAGATGCCCCCCAGTGTCCCTTTGGCAGGCGCAAGGTCCAAGCGCAAGCTTCAACCTCCGCAGCACATCCCACCACCACAGGTACACCACACCCCCATGCAGCTGCGCCACCCCacgcctcctccctctccacccccAGACCTGTTTCCCCTCCCTGACACACCCAAGCAGAGTCCACCAGACGCAGAGAACCAGGAGGGAGAGGGTTCTCAGCCTGCACCAAGGGTGGATTCTGTCCCACTTCCTACCTTGCAGAGGCAAGACTCTGACTCCAGCTCTCGCTCCAGCAGCCCTGACCCCCCTGTGAAGTGTAGGCCCGGACCCCTTTCTCTGCTTGTGCACAAGATGGAGTCAGAGGGAGCTTTCCGTGCATCTACAGAGATGTCAGAAGATGCAGCTCATTCCACTGCTGGGTCTTCCAGTGAGTCACCCCTGCAAaaactggagagaaagaggcaaCAAGAGaccagagagatggaggaggagaggcacctgaaaaaagagaaggagagagagcgacagctggagcaggagagggagagaactaAGGCACaagaacaggagagagagaagaaacgcctggaaggagagaaggaaaaggagagaaaacgactggaagaagaggagaaacggCATCAGAAAGAGGAgcgagaaaaagagagaaaacgtcaggaagaggaaaaagaaaaagagagaaaacaccaggaagatgagaagagacgagaggagaagCGGCTAAAGGAAGAGCAGGATAAGAGACAGCAGACAGCCAAGAAAGCGTGGGTGGTCGTAACTGAGCCGCAAGATTCAGGTTCCTCGTCTGATTCCGACTCCAAATCAGACTCGTCTTCACGTTCTTcacaatcctcctcctccagggaTAAATCCTCCCCTGCCAGGCCACTGAAGGTCAGTTATGGACTAGAGCATTGATAGATATTCATAAGGTTTAGTAATAATGAACACTATCTCATGTTTGATCATATTTCAAATCATGTTTATCCCAAATTATTGGAGAAATTTCCAGTATTTTATTCCTTTCAATCTCCTCACATTATTTCAGCcatgtggtgttttatttttgaagaaaACGTGTTCTTCATGGCTGATATTAACATGCATTTAAAATCCAATTGctatttgtatttcattgttCTGTCTTAAATGATTTCACAGAAGGTAAAACCAGgacaagaagcagaggaagaaaaaaataccaACCTGAGTAAGGAGGTGGAGAAACGACACCTTTCCAAAAGGTCAGTAACAGTCATTAAAATGGAGAGAACCTTAATAACAAGTGTCGTTGAGTCCTCGTAATATTTGAGGATGAAGTTGAAGTCACACCAGCACAATGAACCATTATTATAAATATGCACACAGCTCCCTCTTGCTTTTTCTatatgttttactgtgtttactGTGCATGCTATTGATTCTATTCTCTCTAAAGGCCTTTGTCCCTCTGAAACTAAAGTATATCCCTCTTAAACTTTACTTTGTAGGCAATTTTCTGTTACTAACTGcctttttattaattattattatttcttttaagttaagttttgctcctgagtgaaggctgttgtttaaactcttctttatgagcagaaataacacttgataaacagccaaacattttacaaatctgaggttaCACTTCCTCACTGTCCTCGATATATACTGAACCTTTGTTACATTGATGAAAATAACATTGCGGCTATTATTTAGTATTGTTTTACATCCCATCCATACGAAGTAATGTGAGCCATTAGAGGAAAAGGTGTTTGTCATGTCATTGTCACTAGATAGAAGTTTTTGTAGAATCACATGAAATATTTACTACGACAACAGAGAGGACTGCGTCTACACTGAAGTCGAATAAACTCGGTTGGGTCGGAGCTTCATCGGTTTCTCCTTAACTATTAAGTTATATTCAGCTTTGTTTCTTGGCTATTGCTTGGACCAATTTGATTTGTTACGTGAATGGCTGCTTTAATTATCCGTTGAGTATATTTTGTGAGCATGGACTGGCATGGGGAATCTAAACATGTGACACAGAGTCGATAACATGCTTACAAGATGTTTTAAACGGGTTGGTTGTAAACACACTCCCTCATCGCCCCTCATGGCCATTTGTTATACTATACTGTATACTGCAATGATTACTTATATCCTTTATTGTCCAGCTCTACATTATTGCATGCTGTTTTCACAATCCACTATCAATGATTCCCTGGTTCTACTTTTAGAccagtttttaaataaacaagggAATAAATGAGTCATTATTTCCCCAAAAGACAAGTTTTTCTCTCAGAGGAGACACTTATGTTATCTAGATTGGAGTCATGGTAGAATCACATGTAACATTTACCATAACAACAGACGGCACCTTGTCTCCACTGAAGCTGAATGAACTGAGTTATGTTGTAGTTTTGTCTATTTCTCTTTAAATATTAAGTTGTATTTGTTTCCCTGGACAAATTGGACCGGTCAGATAAACTCTTGCCTTAATTTCCGGCTGTGTATAATTTGTCAGAGTGGACAGACGTTGGAAACATGTGTCACAGACTTGATAACATGCTTACAAGATGTTTTAAACATGGCtcagctgtaaacacattcTCATAGCTCCTAATTATAGCAGGTTGTATTTCTTGTCAGGCATTTGCGCAGATGCCACAACCGactttactgctgctgctgttcctccatcGCCTTCCCCTGTTGAAATTGTTCCTCCAATTCTGATTAAATGCCGAGAGAACGATTATCTTTGCGATTAAATTCTGGAATGCGCCACATTTTGAACGCCTCACcggacttttactttgaaaaaccGCCCACCGGAAACTATTTTCTCCACTCCGGTAGACTTGACACAGGTCTGTGGAGCCAACATGGCCGCCATGCATGCACCGCATCCCTGATGCCGACGCAGTGTTCAGCTAATCAGAGGCAGACACAACCACCACCGGGTTCTAGTTGAGTTTCGAGTCCCCGTTTTCAACCGACCTCAAACCGGAAGACGCGCTTCTCGCTGCTGGGGTGTCGGTTTTTACACCCGGGGTTTCCTGTCGAGGCATCATGCTGTCCGAAGGCAACAAAAACGGGTAAGAGAACCAACCTGCGACCCCCAGATTTTCTGGTATTCATCCAGAATTGAATGATCCGGTCCCATCTTGTGGATCGAGACCGCCTCTGTGTGACCACTTAGCTCCGCTCAGCAGCTCCTCGGTGCCTGTTCGATTCCATTAGTCCTCACCGGCCTGGTGTTCCATGCTCGTCCATGTGAGGAGCACCGGGGGTGGGGACGTCGTGAGTCTTTTGTTgggtgaaggagcaggaagaTGTGCTTTTCAGGGGAGGGGGGTCGGTCCCTGTGATCACAGCCCAGAATAGCGTTTCGATGAAGAAACACACCGATGAATAAATGATGGGTTTCATAGTGTTGGGGGGAGAAGCGTGGGGGCAGTGATTTTTCTTTCCCCTGACCTTAACACTGAGTCATGCCAGGTAGCCTCCAAGAGGAGCTTTCTTATTCTGAACTGAGGATCCACTGCATCTCGTCCCCCCCACCAAGGCTCACCCAGCGCGGCCACACTGGGCTGCATCTTGCCGTGGAGCCCGCATAGGAcctgtgttttgtatttttggatccgtgtgtgtgtgtgtgtgtgctgtagcTGCTAATGGTCTCACTGTTGTCGAGGGAGATCATTAAAGCAGACATCTGTTCGCTGTACAATCGGTGTGAATGGGCCCTGATGGTGTGATATCATTCTCCCAGCTGGCATCAGTGCGCTCACCCCTCATTCACTGGGAGCCGATTACACGTGTGATCTGATCAGTGACAAGAGTTTTGAGAGTTTATCTTCTTGATTTCAGCCATTCTGTTGATCTGCAGTGATTCTGAATCGATGCTGCAGGTCACACTAAACTTATGGTCACTTTATGTCAATTCTTTTTGTGaagtaacatttattttacgGTGCATCTAACAGATGGTGGTATTGTTCGGCCGGTTGAAGCTGTGCGTTAGCAGGCATCTTCATTTCAACCTGTAGGTATATGAATGTAAAGCTCTAGAACGCATCTATACAGAAATGCGTTTactcacacattgtgtttttactgcGCTCATTACATCACCTTGGCCTGGCCTCCCCTGCTCTCCTGATCCTAAGGGGTTATATTTCTCGTAGACATCTGTCTCCCTTTATAGCCGGCACAGGTGTGCCCCTGGTCTCGCCAAAgactcaagcacacacacaggcactgaTATCCACACCCAGGGCAGAAAACAATTGGTGTCAAGGAAGGGGAAATGCTGCCCTCCTGCATTCGCTTGTTCCTAACTCACAAAAGACAAAGC from Hippoglossus stenolepis isolate QCI-W04-F060 chromosome 23, HSTE1.2, whole genome shotgun sequence carries:
- the acin1b gene encoding apoptotic chromatin condensation inducer 1b, with the translated sequence MADDDITLDGKPLQSLRVADLKAALEQRNLPKSGQKNALVKRLKGALMLENLQRSSSSHSGLQPNSQIGEEMCQNSFIKQYLAKQQELLRQRLEREAQQEEDADESPAVPEEDEEHSEDNDCYVSDKPHRPVPSQSNLTRAEERGGGASVMGHGMMAYNPDMGPSPTLHHHEPPEAAGARMQRAMGHKEPPAPSPPRAVASLSVRVLGKPDRQGLPPAVPRAQEKEGTAPSEPGSAHPVLHLSRSAGVATGSNVIMDSDDDDGDDECEDDEDWGPGPGKARKANRVPPQPQQMPPSVPLAGARSKRKLQPPQHIPPPQVHHTPMQLRHPTPPPSPPPDLFPLPDTPKQSPPDAENQEGEGSQPAPRVDSVPLPTLQRQDSDSSSRSSSPDPPVKCRPGPLSLLVHKMESEGAFRASTEMSEDAAHSTAGSSSESPLQKLERKRQQETREMEEERHLKKEKERERQLEQERERTKAQEQEREKKRLEGEKEKERKRLEEEEKRHQKEEREKERKRQEEEKEKERKHQEDEKRREEKRLKEEQDKRQQTAKKAWVVVTEPQDSGSSSDSDSKSDSSSRSSQSSSSRDKSSPARPLKKVKPGQEAEEEKNTNLSKEVEKRHLSKREVSEPSAAAVTEVEPDSESSMADQPASGAEPESSENRLEESTTPKAFAARKISLTSSKTSPATADGGAGESETATAAGRKRRWGSSTAVTAKKPSISITTDSLKSLIPDIKVNQEAVVELHPEELQMSGDEENLDNSHSDQDKGLKIRRTVTQVVPGDSQENGQTNEEEEVEKPEKEKPRRTSRDKRKNSLSEEAAESQTSVNLDVEAKKVTPSDSLVRRSISQQKSGVSITIDDPVRAARQPSPPRGKISNIIHVTNLVRPFTLGQLKELLSQTGTLVEDGFWIDKIKSHCFVTYTTAEEAVSTRSAIHGVKWPSSNPKVLSVDFCEQDELDFHKGVLKPDKEEDHVPPPSAPQNRLPPLMPERERGVAGVRDLWAERQREMERRERARGEREWDRDKVREFARPGEDGRRSRSRERERRRKERAKSKDKKSDKKEKGDEPPAKLLDDLFLKTKAAPCIYWLPLTEDQATQRILDRKERQKERERRCKQQQEDEDKKREEERKERLKAREKEGGSGGVTVSGGVAARGADGDRERDRGRDREPDKRRDSGQRPNRPSASTGSGRRSRSRSNPRDRRR